The Devosia sp. A16 genome includes a window with the following:
- a CDS encoding polysaccharide biosynthesis protein, whose product MTLSKLRDGLSGLPRRWKQAILIGFDTLALLGVLWLSFTIRLGGSFTPTNAHLLLMLLAPVLAVPVFIRLGLYRAVIRYLPERALWTIIQAMMLATLLWVFALFLAEATRLAIFPRTVPLFYFIFGTVVVAGSRFLAKALLWLPERQVGHGGGVVIYGAGSAGTQLAEALRAHRASYVVAFLDDDANLWGRDVAGIRVDPPSKLGELIRNRGVSEVILSIPSAEATRRAQIVAELNHHPIKIRALPAITDLVSGKYLISQLREIDIDDLLGRSAVPADPELMREILADRVILVTGAGGSIGSELTRLIVQRAPRKLVLLEANEFALYEIDRHLRTLADVEIVPILGSIADAALVRRTLVQQGVEVIFHAAAHKHVPLVEANPLEGVRNNVIGTRVLVEAAVAAGVARFVLISSDKAVRPSSVMGASKRWAELIVRHYGKGSGLRYCSVRFGNVLGSNGSVVPLFREQIAAGGPVTLTDSRMTRYFMSIHEAAELIVQAGAMAEGGDIFLLEMGQPVRIRDLAENMIRLAGLSVRSAANPSGDIAIVETGARPGEKLTEELFFDPANAVRTSQPKILRAPRSGRPTDDLTTALAALAAALEAEDVPQLRRVLFDFVKG is encoded by the coding sequence ATGACGTTGAGCAAGCTTCGCGACGGGCTGAGCGGTTTGCCCCGCCGCTGGAAGCAGGCCATCCTGATCGGCTTCGACACCTTGGCGTTGCTCGGCGTGCTGTGGCTCAGCTTCACCATTCGCCTGGGCGGCTCCTTCACGCCGACCAATGCGCACCTGCTGCTGATGCTGCTGGCGCCGGTGCTCGCCGTTCCGGTTTTCATTCGCCTCGGGCTCTATCGCGCCGTCATCCGCTACCTGCCGGAGCGAGCCTTGTGGACCATCATCCAGGCGATGATGCTGGCAACGCTGCTCTGGGTGTTCGCCCTGTTTCTCGCCGAGGCGACCCGGCTGGCAATTTTCCCGCGCACCGTGCCGCTGTTCTATTTCATCTTCGGCACCGTGGTGGTCGCCGGCTCGCGTTTTCTCGCCAAGGCGCTGCTCTGGCTTCCCGAGCGTCAGGTCGGCCACGGCGGTGGCGTGGTGATCTACGGCGCCGGCTCGGCCGGCACGCAACTCGCCGAAGCGCTCAGGGCCCACCGCGCCAGCTATGTCGTCGCCTTCCTCGATGACGACGCCAACCTGTGGGGGCGTGACGTCGCCGGCATCCGCGTCGATCCGCCGAGCAAGCTCGGCGAGCTGATCCGCAACCGCGGCGTCAGCGAGGTGATCCTGTCGATCCCCTCCGCCGAGGCCACCCGCCGCGCCCAGATCGTCGCCGAACTCAATCACCACCCGATCAAGATCCGGGCGCTGCCGGCCATTACCGACCTGGTCTCCGGCAAATACCTGATCAGTCAGTTGCGCGAGATCGACATCGACGATCTGCTGGGCCGCTCCGCCGTGCCGGCCGACCCCGAACTGATGCGCGAAATCCTCGCCGACCGGGTGATTCTGGTCACCGGCGCCGGCGGCTCCATCGGCTCGGAACTGACCCGTCTGATCGTGCAGCGGGCGCCCAGAAAGCTGGTGCTGCTCGAGGCCAACGAGTTCGCGCTCTACGAGATCGATCGCCATCTGCGCACCCTTGCCGATGTCGAGATCGTCCCGATTCTCGGCTCGATCGCCGACGCCGCATTGGTGCGCCGTACGCTCGTGCAGCAGGGCGTCGAGGTGATCTTCCATGCCGCGGCGCACAAGCACGTTCCGCTGGTCGAGGCCAATCCGCTCGAGGGGGTGCGCAACAACGTCATCGGCACCCGGGTGCTGGTGGAGGCAGCGGTCGCCGCTGGGGTCGCCCGTTTCGTGCTGATCTCGTCCGACAAGGCGGTGCGCCCCTCCAGCGTCATGGGCGCCAGCAAGCGCTGGGCCGAGTTGATCGTCCGCCACTACGGCAAGGGCAGTGGCCTGCGCTATTGCTCGGTCCGCTTCGGCAACGTGCTCGGCTCCAACGGCTCGGTCGTGCCGCTGTTTCGCGAGCAGATAGCGGCCGGCGGGCCGGTCACCCTCACCGACAGCCGCATGACCCGCTACTTCATGTCGATCCACGAAGCGGCCGAACTGATCGTGCAGGCCGGCGCCATGGCCGAGGGCGGCGATATCTTCCTGCTCGAGATGGGCCAGCCGGTGCGCATCCGCGACCTCGCCGAGAACATGATCCGCCTCGCCGGCCTGTCGGTGAGGTCGGCCGCCAATCCCAGCGGCGACATCGCGATTGTCGAAACCGGCGCCCGTCCGGGCGAGAAACTGACCGAGGAGCTGTTCTTCGATCCCGCCAACGCCGTCCGCACCAGCCAGCCCAAGATCCTGCGCGCCCCACGCAGCGGGCGCCCCACCGACGACCTGACGACCGCGCTTGCCGCGCTTGCCGCCGCGCTCGAGGCCGAGGACGTCCCCCAGTTGCGCCGCGTGCTGTTCGATTTCGTCAAGGGTTGA
- the lptC gene encoding LPS export ABC transporter periplasmic protein LptC: MASLAAPLDDRAALYRRLMRRNRLVGLLRWLVPAAGVALFMGLLVMIVIDNLGQNFGYSNIRIDRDNLVVETPRLTSTGDDGTLYALSARAAKVAPTQTDLIDMEDAVFTMTPPTGAAMQAVAAAAQFQTNDQLLNVPGVARVTSTEGLDGTLEGVFADLMNWKLVASGNVDITMPGGSHIVSDGMTYDRETGIYTFKNARVTLGATPGETE, translated from the coding sequence ATGGCGTCGCTGGCCGCCCCACTGGACGATCGCGCCGCGTTGTACCGGCGGCTGATGCGGCGCAACCGGCTGGTCGGGCTGTTGCGCTGGCTGGTCCCGGCGGCCGGGGTGGCGCTGTTCATGGGTCTGCTGGTGATGATCGTCATCGACAATCTCGGCCAGAACTTCGGCTACTCCAACATCCGGATCGACCGCGACAACCTGGTGGTGGAAACGCCGCGGCTCACCTCGACCGGCGATGACGGTACGCTCTACGCATTGTCGGCCCGCGCCGCCAAGGTGGCGCCGACGCAGACCGACCTGATCGACATGGAAGACGCCGTTTTCACCATGACGCCGCCGACGGGCGCGGCGATGCAGGCGGTGGCGGCGGCGGCTCAGTTCCAGACCAACGATCAGTTGCTGAACGTGCCGGGCGTCGCCCGGGTCACCAGCACCGAAGGCCTCGACGGCACGCTCGAGGGGGTGTTCGCCGACCTGATGAACTGGAAGCTGGTGGCGAGCGGCAATGTCGACATCACCATGCCGGGCGGCTCGCACATCGTCTCGGACGGCATGACCTACGACCGCGAGACCGGCATCTACACCTTCAAGAACGCCAGGGTGACACTGGGCGCGACTCCGGGGGAAACGGAATGA
- a CDS encoding group III truncated hemoglobin, translated as MIPPDLDEAMVTAVVETFYGKARRDEVIGPVFNRVIPEADWPAHLKTIADFWSSMLLGSGRYYGRPMPKHIAIPELSDRHFARWLKLFRETVEELCPPEIAALFLERAERIGYNFRLRIAQFRGEDLGQVKPIRAGDEAPEQA; from the coding sequence TTGATCCCACCCGATCTCGACGAAGCCATGGTGACGGCGGTGGTCGAGACGTTCTACGGCAAAGCGCGGCGCGACGAGGTGATCGGGCCGGTGTTCAACCGGGTGATCCCCGAGGCCGACTGGCCTGCGCATTTGAAGACCATCGCCGACTTCTGGAGTTCCATGCTGCTGGGCAGCGGCCGCTATTACGGCCGGCCGATGCCCAAGCACATTGCCATCCCCGAACTCTCCGACCGGCATTTCGCCCGCTGGCTGAAGCTGTTCCGCGAGACGGTGGAAGAGCTCTGCCCGCCGGAGATTGCAGCGTTGTTCCTCGAACGCGCTGAGCGCATCGGCTACAATTTCCGCCTGCGCATCGCGCAGTTCCGCGGCGAGGATCTCGGGCAGGTGAAGCCGATCCGGGCGGGTGACGAGGCGCCCGAGCAGGCCTGA
- a CDS encoding O-acetylhomoserine aminocarboxypropyltransferase/cysteine synthase family protein produces MKLESIALHHGYKAEETTKAAAVPIYQTTSYTFDNTQHGADLFNLAVPGNIYTRIMNPTTAVLEQRVAEMEGGIAGLCVASGMAAITYAIQAIAGVGDNIVSISQLYGGTYNLFMHSFPRQGIEVRMADQGDFEGLEKLIDKNTKAVFCESIGNPAGNVVDIQRLSEIAHRHGVPVIVDNTVATPYLCKPFEFGADIVVHALTKYIGGHGNSIGGIIVDSGKFDWKANKERFPILNEPDPSYHGVIYTEALGPAAYIGRCRVVPLRNTGAALSPHNAFLFLQGLETLGLRMERHCENAEKLAAWLKQHPKINWVNYAQLPDSKYNATAKKITKGKASGIISFGIKGGAAAGSQFIDALQMILRLVNIGDAKSLACHPASTTHRQLGPEELAKAGVSEDLVRISVGIEHIDDIIADVEQALAKVA; encoded by the coding sequence GTGAAGCTCGAATCCATCGCGCTCCATCACGGTTACAAGGCGGAGGAAACCACCAAGGCGGCGGCGGTCCCGATCTACCAGACCACCTCGTACACCTTCGACAACACCCAGCACGGCGCGGACCTGTTCAACCTCGCGGTCCCCGGCAACATCTACACCCGCATCATGAACCCGACCACGGCGGTGCTGGAGCAACGTGTCGCCGAGATGGAGGGCGGCATCGCGGGCCTCTGCGTCGCCTCGGGCATGGCGGCGATCACCTATGCAATCCAGGCCATTGCCGGCGTCGGCGACAACATCGTGTCGATCAGCCAGCTCTATGGCGGAACCTACAACCTGTTCATGCACTCGTTCCCGCGCCAGGGCATCGAGGTACGGATGGCCGACCAGGGCGATTTCGAGGGGCTGGAAAAGCTCATCGACAAGAACACCAAGGCGGTGTTCTGCGAGTCGATCGGCAACCCGGCCGGCAACGTCGTCGACATCCAGCGGCTCAGCGAGATCGCGCATCGGCACGGCGTGCCGGTCATCGTCGACAACACGGTGGCGACTCCCTACCTCTGCAAGCCGTTCGAATTCGGCGCCGACATCGTGGTGCATGCGCTGACCAAATATATCGGCGGGCACGGCAATTCGATCGGCGGCATCATCGTCGACTCGGGCAAGTTCGATTGGAAAGCCAACAAGGAGCGCTTCCCGATCCTCAACGAGCCCGATCCGTCCTATCACGGGGTGATCTATACCGAGGCGCTGGGGCCGGCCGCCTATATCGGGCGCTGCCGCGTGGTGCCACTGCGCAATACCGGCGCGGCCCTGTCGCCGCACAATGCCTTCCTGTTCCTGCAGGGGCTCGAAACGCTGGGGCTGCGGATGGAGCGCCACTGCGAGAACGCCGAAAAGCTCGCGGCCTGGCTCAAGCAGCATCCCAAGATCAACTGGGTGAACTACGCCCAGTTGCCGGACAGCAAGTACAATGCGACGGCGAAAAAGATCACCAAGGGTAAGGCCTCGGGCATCATCAGCTTCGGCATCAAGGGCGGCGCTGCCGCCGGTTCGCAGTTCATCGACGCGCTGCAGATGATTTTGAGGCTGGTGAACATCGGCGACGCCAAGTCGCTGGCCTGCCACCCGGCCTCGACCACGCACCGGCAGCTCGGGCCCGAGGAACTGGCCAAGGCCGGCGTGTCGGAAGACCTGGTCCGCATCTCGGTCGGCATCGAGCACATCGACGACATCATCGCCGATGTCGAGCAGGCGCTGGCAAAGGTCGCCTGA
- a CDS encoding sialidase family protein, with protein sequence MQRLEEITIFANPDPLLVSRQATFPGIVQLANGELVAIFTIGQAFDAADARAHVSRSSDSGRTWSAPVRLSDHEVQPEESESFKPLLLQDGSLLATGYVFVRPTPLTPVVDPDTFKLLTLRNKTSTSSDGGRSWSVPDYFDIDGQPLELSGPAIQLASGRIIAATAPFHLGKDGHAGWIIASDDNGKGWRKLSEFYRSPLGNVSTWESRIADLGGGRVAVIFWAYDNAAGANLANHIVLSHDGGETFEPAIDTGIRGQASNLLPLGGDKLLTIHSHREAPVGLIVRRVDLSQGFKVEEELNLFADASMGSNSADIKKQFGSLKFGQPSLLHLQNGEIYAACWSFEQSQYVIKGYRIAL encoded by the coding sequence ATGCAGCGTCTTGAAGAGATCACCATCTTTGCCAATCCCGACCCGCTGCTGGTCAGCCGGCAGGCGACCTTTCCAGGGATCGTGCAACTGGCGAATGGCGAACTGGTTGCCATCTTCACCATCGGCCAGGCCTTCGATGCCGCCGATGCCCGCGCCCATGTCAGCCGCAGTTCCGACAGCGGCCGCACCTGGTCTGCTCCGGTGCGGCTCAGCGACCATGAAGTGCAGCCCGAGGAGTCCGAAAGCTTCAAGCCGCTGCTGCTCCAGGACGGCTCGCTCCTCGCCACCGGCTATGTGTTCGTCCGCCCGACACCGCTCACCCCGGTAGTCGATCCCGACACCTTCAAGCTGCTGACGCTGCGTAACAAGACGAGCACCTCATCCGATGGTGGCCGCAGCTGGAGTGTCCCTGATTATTTCGACATCGACGGCCAGCCGCTCGAGCTTTCCGGCCCCGCCATCCAGCTCGCCTCGGGCCGCATCATCGCCGCCACCGCGCCGTTCCATCTCGGCAAGGACGGTCATGCGGGCTGGATCATCGCCAGCGACGACAATGGCAAAGGCTGGCGTAAACTCTCCGAGTTCTATCGCTCGCCGCTCGGTAACGTCTCGACCTGGGAAAGCCGCATCGCCGACCTCGGCGGCGGTCGTGTCGCAGTGATCTTCTGGGCCTATGACAATGCGGCGGGCGCCAACCTCGCCAACCATATCGTTCTCTCGCACGACGGGGGCGAAACCTTCGAGCCGGCGATCGACACCGGCATTCGCGGCCAGGCCTCCAACCTCCTGCCGCTTGGCGGCGACAAACTGCTCACCATCCATTCGCACCGCGAAGCGCCGGTGGGACTGATCGTCCGCCGCGTCGATCTCAGCCAGGGTTTCAAGGTGGAGGAAGAACTCAACCTGTTCGCCGATGCTTCGATGGGCAGCAACTCCGCCGATATCAAGAAGCAGTTCGGCAGCCTGAAATTCGGCCAGCCCTCGCTGCTGCATCTTCAGAACGGGGAAATCTACGCCGCCTGCTGGAGCTTCGAGCAAAGCCAGTATGTGATCAAGGGCTATCGGATCGCGCTTTGA
- a CDS encoding ribonuclease D, whose amino-acid sequence MTIRLHRGDLPDLSRYGREVAIDTETMGLDPRRDRLCVVQLSPGDGSADVVQIPQDLKEAPNLVKLLSDPAVTKIFHYARFDMAVLKHRFGIVTGPVYCTKIASKLVRTYTDRHGLKDLARELLNIDMSKQQQSSDWGAEKISEAQLDYAASDVLYLHDLKRHLDRMLRREGRTELAQACFEFLKHRIDLDLMGWDETDIFAHS is encoded by the coding sequence ATGACGATCAGACTGCACCGGGGCGACCTGCCCGACCTCTCGCGCTATGGCCGGGAGGTGGCGATCGACACCGAAACCATGGGGCTCGACCCGCGCCGCGACCGGCTTTGCGTAGTGCAGCTGTCGCCGGGCGACGGCAGCGCCGACGTGGTGCAGATTCCGCAGGACCTGAAGGAAGCGCCGAACCTGGTCAAGCTGCTGAGCGACCCGGCCGTCACCAAGATCTTCCACTATGCGCGCTTCGACATGGCCGTGCTGAAGCACCGCTTCGGCATCGTCACCGGCCCGGTCTACTGCACCAAGATCGCTTCGAAGCTGGTGCGCACCTATACCGACCGGCACGGCCTCAAGGACCTGGCGCGCGAACTGCTCAATATCGACATGTCCAAGCAGCAGCAGAGCTCGGACTGGGGCGCCGAGAAGATTTCCGAGGCGCAGCTCGATTATGCCGCGTCGGACGTGCTGTACCTGCACGACCTGAAGCGCCATCTCGACCGCATGCTGCGTCGCGAGGGGCGGACGGAACTGGCCCAGGCCTGTTTCGAATTCCTCAAGCACCGGATCGATCTCGACCTGATGGGCTGGGACGAGACCGACATCTTCGCCCATAGCTGA
- a CDS encoding GNAT family N-acetyltransferase: MKIRAELPADDEAIHALTLEAFAPMPFSSGTEAPIIQALRAAGDLTLSLVAEDHGAIVGHIAFSPVTIDGVHAGWFGLGPISVRADRQRQGIGKALIARGVELLRQQGAAGVALIGNPEIYSRAGFESDGLLAYGDLDRRLVQRLVLSGPRPRGELKFAPAFGA, from the coding sequence GTGAAGATTCGAGCCGAACTGCCGGCGGACGATGAGGCGATCCATGCGCTGACCCTGGAGGCGTTCGCGCCGATGCCGTTCAGCAGCGGCACCGAAGCGCCGATCATCCAGGCGCTGCGCGCCGCCGGCGACCTGACGCTGTCGCTGGTGGCAGAGGACCATGGTGCGATCGTCGGACACATCGCCTTCTCTCCCGTCACCATCGACGGCGTTCATGCCGGCTGGTTCGGGCTCGGTCCGATTTCGGTCCGCGCCGACCGTCAGCGCCAGGGCATCGGCAAGGCGCTGATCGCCCGGGGGGTGGAGCTGTTGCGCCAACAGGGCGCCGCCGGCGTCGCGCTGATCGGCAACCCCGAAATTTACAGCCGCGCCGGGTTCGAGAGCGACGGGCTCCTGGCCTATGGCGATCTCGACCGTCGACTGGTGCAACGGCTGGTGCTGTCCGGCCCGAGGCCGCGCGGCGAGCTCAAATTCGCGCCGGCCTTCGGCGCGTGA
- a CDS encoding helix-turn-helix transcriptional regulator: MTLGNPIAAASRHWRAAMSCETDQLELRDHRFGRINRRMPIGPVQWPFHDLFWVHEGRVAIGFPELGAKLELVAPAGVLILPGTQFRGMTLGAFATASICHFVLPGEPERPGYALPNPDEALHLQNLIRLAMHLARRNHPEELPRRRRLLLSLLDGFDLSGATAPPTADEDRLTIAWTQAGQNLHRMRTLADVAALLGISESALRAMHRKARHTSAGEHLRELRLTRSEELLVSTDKSLAEIAAEVGYGHAATLAAAFRKRRGKTPGQYRHWSNPFA, encoded by the coding sequence ATGACATTAGGAAATCCGATTGCCGCCGCCAGCCGGCACTGGCGAGCCGCCATGTCCTGTGAGACCGATCAACTCGAGCTGCGCGACCACCGTTTCGGTCGGATCAACCGCCGCATGCCGATCGGACCTGTACAATGGCCATTCCACGATCTGTTCTGGGTGCACGAGGGGCGCGTCGCCATCGGCTTTCCCGAGCTGGGGGCCAAGCTCGAGCTGGTGGCGCCAGCGGGCGTGCTGATCCTGCCGGGCACGCAGTTTCGGGGCATGACGCTCGGCGCCTTCGCCACCGCCTCGATCTGCCATTTTGTGCTACCTGGCGAGCCGGAGCGGCCCGGTTATGCGCTGCCCAATCCGGACGAGGCGCTGCATCTGCAGAACCTCATCCGCCTTGCCATGCATCTCGCCCGCCGCAACCACCCCGAAGAGCTGCCGCGGCGGCGGCGCCTGCTGCTGAGCCTGCTCGACGGTTTCGATCTGTCCGGCGCGACCGCTCCCCCGACCGCCGACGAAGACAGGCTGACCATCGCCTGGACCCAGGCCGGGCAGAACCTCCATCGCATGCGCACCCTGGCCGACGTGGCGGCACTGCTCGGCATTTCCGAAAGCGCGCTGCGCGCCATGCATCGCAAGGCGCGGCACACTTCTGCCGGCGAACACCTGCGGGAGCTTCGCCTCACCCGCAGCGAAGAGCTGCTGGTCTCAACCGACAAATCGCTGGCCGAGATCGCTGCCGAAGTCGGCTACGGCCATGCCGCCACCCTCGCCGCCGCCTTTCGCAAGCGGCGCGGCAAGACCCCCGGCCAGTATCGCCACTGGTCCAATCCTTTCGCCTGA
- a CDS encoding phosphodiesterase: MLIAQLSDPHLCAPGTLYQGLVDSNAMFAAAIRRLATLDPSPELVLISGDVTEHATPEEYRLARLLMADIRQPVLAIPGNHDEREAFRAAFADAGYLPAAGPLHFVAGDHGPVRVIGLDISVPGQHHGDFDAAAAGWLEAALAAEPDRPTLIMLHQPPIETGIGFIDAYRCFNGERLEAIVARYPVVERVLCGHVHRHMSLRFGGTLLQIAPSTTTAIALRLAPGAEPASFVEPPALLLHHWRPDVGMVTHHVPIEPGEGPLAFF, encoded by the coding sequence ATGTTGATCGCCCAGCTCTCCGATCCGCACCTGTGCGCCCCCGGCACGCTGTACCAGGGGCTGGTCGATTCCAACGCCATGTTCGCTGCCGCCATCCGCCGGCTGGCGACGCTCGATCCCTCGCCCGAGCTGGTGCTGATCTCGGGCGATGTCACGGAGCACGCGACGCCCGAGGAATACCGGCTCGCCCGGCTGCTGATGGCTGACATTCGTCAGCCCGTGCTCGCCATTCCCGGCAATCACGACGAGCGCGAAGCGTTCCGGGCAGCCTTCGCCGATGCCGGTTACCTGCCGGCCGCCGGCCCGCTGCATTTCGTCGCCGGCGATCATGGTCCGGTCCGGGTGATCGGGCTCGATATCAGCGTGCCCGGCCAGCATCACGGCGATTTCGACGCTGCCGCCGCCGGCTGGCTGGAAGCGGCGCTGGCTGCCGAGCCGGATCGGCCCACGCTGATCATGCTGCACCAGCCGCCGATCGAAACCGGCATCGGCTTCATCGACGCCTATCGCTGCTTCAACGGCGAGCGGCTAGAGGCCATCGTCGCCCGTTATCCGGTGGTGGAGCGGGTGCTTTGTGGCCATGTTCACCGCCACATGTCGCTGCGCTTCGGCGGGACCCTGCTGCAGATCGCCCCGAGCACCACCACCGCCATCGCGTTACGGCTGGCGCCCGGCGCCGAGCCCGCCTCGTTCGTCGAACCGCCGGCACTGCTGTTGCACCATTGGCGGCCGGACGTGGGCATGGTCACCCATCACGTGCCGATCGAACCCGGCGAGGGGCCTTTGGCGTTCTTCTGA
- a CDS encoding phytanoyl-CoA dioxygenase family protein codes for MIAAMSIPHSQLKADFDRDGYIAFRPLFDAARMAEINRELDRFLVECVPQMSETEVYYEDKANRSTVKQMMYLEKYDSYFKTLLSDGVIKELAETVLGEAAIAQNMEYFNKPPGIGKQTPPHQDGYYFKIAPPKAITGWLALEPVDDENGCLQYVRGSHAFEGWRPHGRSEILGFSQGITDFGTEHDVANTVAQPGPAGMLLMHDCKTVHWASPNRSPTRSRRALGFVYFGVSAKADEEMKRAYQAKLDAELKAANKI; via the coding sequence ATGATCGCCGCAATGAGCATTCCGCATAGCCAGCTGAAGGCGGATTTCGACCGCGACGGCTACATCGCCTTCCGGCCGCTGTTCGACGCGGCCCGCATGGCCGAGATCAACCGGGAGCTCGACCGGTTCCTGGTCGAGTGCGTGCCGCAGATGAGCGAGACCGAGGTCTATTACGAGGACAAGGCGAACCGCTCGACGGTCAAGCAGATGATGTACCTCGAAAAATACGACAGTTACTTCAAGACGCTGCTCAGTGACGGGGTGATCAAAGAGCTGGCCGAAACGGTGCTGGGCGAAGCGGCGATCGCGCAGAACATGGAGTATTTCAACAAGCCGCCGGGGATCGGCAAACAGACGCCCCCACATCAGGACGGCTATTATTTCAAGATCGCGCCGCCCAAAGCGATCACCGGCTGGCTGGCGCTGGAGCCGGTCGATGACGAGAACGGGTGCCTGCAATATGTGCGCGGCTCGCACGCCTTCGAGGGCTGGCGTCCGCACGGACGCTCCGAGATCCTCGGCTTCTCGCAGGGGATCACCGATTTCGGCACCGAGCACGACGTCGCCAATACCGTGGCGCAACCGGGCCCGGCCGGGATGCTGCTGATGCACGACTGCAAGACGGTGCACTGGGCGAGCCCGAACCGCTCGCCGACCCGTTCGCGCCGCGCCCTGGGCTTCGTCTATTTCGGCGTCAGCGCCAAAGCCGACGAAGAGATGAAACGGGCCTACCAGGCCAAGCTCGACGCCGAGCTGAAAGCGGCCAACAAGATCTGA